From Heteronotia binoei isolate CCM8104 ecotype False Entrance Well chromosome 3, APGP_CSIRO_Hbin_v1, whole genome shotgun sequence, a single genomic window includes:
- the SMCO4 gene encoding single-pass membrane and coiled-coil domain-containing protein 4, which yields MRQLKGKPKKETSKDKKERKQAMQEARQQVTTVVLPTLAVVVLLIVVFVYVATRPNTTE from the coding sequence ATGAGACAGCTGAAAGGGAAACCCAAAAAGGAGACCTCCAAagataaaaaagagagaaagcaggcAATGCAAGAAGCGCGGCAGCAAGTCACGACTGTGGTGCTTCCGACGCTGGCCGTGGTCGTGCTTTTGATTGTGGTGTTCGTTTACGTGGCAACCCGCCCAAACACAACCGAATGA